The proteins below come from a single Tachypleus tridentatus isolate NWPU-2018 chromosome 13, ASM421037v1, whole genome shotgun sequence genomic window:
- the LOC143236305 gene encoding uncharacterized protein LOC143236305, translating into MERESDKTEIIDKISLHFGEEPQFREMKPIILLSFLLTSCLALPHGFKVKPGYALLSAPATVSLSNEETLEGYSVETGIPHGGSIIPGGTIAHGALSGNLLEGVSQGTGYTVKRDGVASPVGIAYAVYGPAAIALEGAEVKGHAYSTDVAHGHITAAPAAVAYAFHGPDSVVIEGGGVKGHKYSTEVVHGAAVADLANVEYPAQGPGSNVFVGGEIKGHAYSTNVAHGTALDVPVAVEATPFSGYSYASDVRHGAAAATVAVGDPVVVESAHIKGSSYANEVSHGTIVPAAIAVGGKVAVEGEPISGFSYASEISHGGAAPAPVAVGGPVAVEGEPISGFSYASEVSHGGAAPAPVAVGGPVAVEGEPISGFSYASEISHGGAASAPVAVGGPVAVEGKPWRCCPAPVAVGGPVAVEGEPISGFSYASEVSHGGAASAPVAVGGPVAVESEPISGFSYASEVSHGGAAPAAIAVGGPVAVGGEPISGVSYASKVSHGGAAPAAIAVGGPVAVEGEPISRFSYASEVSHGGAAPAPVAVGGPVAVEGEPISGFSYASEVSHGGAAPAPVAVGGPVAAEGEPISGFSYASEVSHGGAAPAPVAVGGPVAVEGEPISGFSYASEVSHGGTAPAAIAVGGSVAVEGEPISGFSYASEVSHGGAAPAAIAVGGPVAVEGEPTSGFSYASKVSHGSAASAAAVVGDPAAVAVKGVPISRYSYSSDVGHRVAAHDALAVEDPSLIGYSYSSAIGHDAGAMAFGGVGSVAIGTSGAVAVDGPAVKGYAYSSEVGHAGGVTVAGPASYGVGVVAVDGSAVKSHSYSSDVRHAGGPAVADPAGYGVGEIAIDGSAVKGYSYSSEVGHAGRVTVAGPASYGVGVLAVDGPAVKSYSYSSDVGAVGGTAVAEPTVYAVKGGALHGFFYSGDVAAPHVSAITGPIDGKSLFSHTAESVPVEVLSLRKSVEVH; encoded by the exons CCTGGAGGAACTATTGCTCATGGAGCCCTTTCAGGTAATCTACTGGAAGGTGTATCTCAAGGTACAGGCTATACAGTTAAAAGAGATGGAGTAGCAAGTCCTGTTGGCATTGCATATGCCGTCTATGGTCCAGCTGCTATAGCACTAGAAGGAGCAGAAGTTAAAGGTCATGCCTATTCAACGGATGTTGCTCATGGACATATTACGGCTGCTCCTGCTGCTGTTGCGTATGCATTTCATGGACCAGATTCTGTTGTAATAGAAGGAGGTGGGGTCAAAGGTCATAAATATTCTACTGAGGTTGTTCACGGGGCTGCCGTAGCTGATCTTGCTAATGTTGAATATCCTGCTCAAGGGCCAGGAAGTAATGTATTTGTAGGGGGTGAAATCAAAGGCCATGCTTATTCAACCAACGTTGCTCATGGTACAGCCCTTGATGTTCCTGTTGCTGTTGAAGCTACTCCGTTTAGTGGATACTCCTATGCTAGTGATGTACGTCATGGAGCTGCTGCTGCAACTGTGGCAGTTGGTGATCCAGTCGTTGTTGAAAGTGCTCACATCAAAGGATCCTCTTATGCCAATGAAGTAAGCCACGGAACTATTGTTCCTGCTGCTATTGCAGTTGGTGGTAAAGTTGCTGTTGAAGGTGAGCCCATTAGTGGATTCTCTTATGCCAGTGAAATAAGCCATGGAGGTGCTGCCCCTGCTCCTGTTGCAGTTGGTGGTCCAGTTGCTGTAGAAGGTGAGCCCATTAGTGGATTCTCTTATGCCAGTGAAGTAAGCCATGGAGGTGCTGCCCCTGCTCCTGTTGCAGTTGGTGGTCCAGTTGCTGTAGAAGGTGAGCCCATTAGTGGATTCTCTTATGCCAGTGAAATAAGCCATGGAGGTGCTGCCTCTGCTCCTGTTGCAGTTGGTGGTCCAGTTGCTGTAGAAG GTAAGCCATGGAGGTGCTGCCCTGCTCCTGTTGCAGTTGGTGGTCCAGTTGCTGTAGAAGGTGAGCCCATTAGTGGATTCTCTTATGCCAGTGAAGTAAGCCATGGAGGTGCTGCCTCTGCTCCTGTTGCAGTTGGTGGTCCAGTTGCTGTAGAAAGTGAGCCCATTAGTGGATTCTCTTATGCCAGTGAAGTAAGCCATGGAGGTGCTGCCCCTGCTGCAATTGCAGTCGGTGGTCCAGTTGCTGTTGGAGGTGAACCCATTAGTGGGGTCTCTTATGCCAGTAAAGTAAGCCATGGAGGTGCTGCCCCTGCTGCTATTGCAGTTGGTGGTCCAGTTGCTGTAGAAGGTGAGCCCATTAGTAGATTCTCTTATGCCAGTGAAGTAAGCCATGGAGGTGCTGCCCCTGCTCCTGTTGCAGTTGGTGGTCCAGTTGCTGTAGAAGGTGAGCCCATTAGTGGATTCTCTTATGCCAGTGAAGTAAGCCATGGAGGTGCTGCCCCTGCTCCTGTTGCAGTTGGTGGTCCAGTTGCTGCAGAAGGTGAGCCCATTAGTGGATTCTCTTATGCCAGTGAAGTAAGCCATGGAGGTGCTGCCCCTGCTCCTGTTGCAGTTGGTGGTCCAGTTGCTGTAGAAGGTGAGCCCATTAGTGGATTCTCTTATGCCAGTGAAGTAAGCCATGGAGGTACTGCCCCTGCTGCAATTGCAGTCGGTGGTTCAGTTGCTGTTGAAGGTGAGCCCATTAGTGGATTCTCTTATGCCAGTGAAGTAAGTCATGGAGGTGCTGCTCCTGCTGCTATTGCAGTCGGTGGTCCAGTTGCTGTTGAAGGTGAACCCACTAGCGGATTCTCTTATGCCAGTAAAGTAAGCCATGGAAGTGCTGCTTCTGCTGCTGCTGTTGTTGGTGATCCAGCTGCTGTTGCTGTTAAAGGTGTCCCTATTAGTAGATACTCATATTCCAGTGATGTAGGACATCGAGTTGCTGCGCATGATGCACTTGCTGTTGAAGATCCATCTTTGATAGGTTATTCGTATTCTTCTGCAATTGGTCATGATGCAGGTGCTATGGCTTTTGGAGGTGTTGGCTCTGTTGCTATTGGAACCTCTGGAGCAGTTGCAGTTGATGGACCTGCTGTAAAGGGTTATGCATATTCTTCTGAAGTTGGACATGCTGGTGGAGTTACAGTTGCTGGCCCTGCTTCATATGGTGTTGGTGTGGTTGCTGTTGATGGATCTGCTGTGAAGAGTCATTCCTATTCTTCTGATGTCAGACATGCTGGTGGACCAGCAGTTGCAGATCCTGCTGGATATGGTGTTGGTGAAATTGCAATTGATGGATCTGCTGTAAAGGGTTATTCATACTCTTCCGAAGTTGGACATGCTGGTAGAGTTACAGTTGCTGGCCCTGCTTCATATGGTGTTGGTGTGCTTGCTGTTGATGGACCTGCTGTGAAAAGTTATTCCTATTCTTCTGATGTTGGAGCTGTTGGTGGTACAGCTGTAGCTGAGCCAACTGTGTATGCTGTTAAAGGTGGAGCACTTCACGGATTTTTCTACAGCGGTGATGTCGCAGCTCCTCACGTTTCAGCCATTACAGGCCCTATTGATGGCAAAAGCTTGTTTTCTCACACAGCCGAAAGTGTTCCTGTAGAGGTTTTATCCCTACGAAAGTCTGTTGAAGTCCATTAA